Proteins encoded by one window of Yersinia massiliensis:
- a CDS encoding amino acid permease yields MERKLGLTALTALVLSSMLGAGVFSLPQNMAEVASPAALLIGWSITGIGIIFLALAMLLLTRLRPDLDGGIFTYAKEGFGDLIGFFSAWGYWLCAVIANVSYLVIVFAALSFFTDKSGHVIFGEGNTWQSLLGASFLLWLVHALVLRGVQTAASINLAATLAKLLPIGGFIILAGLAFSLDTFSFDFTGIALHTPVWQQVKDTMLITLWVFIGVEGAVVVSARARNKKDVGRATMLAVISALCVYLLITLLSLGVVPRAELAGMRNPSMAGIMVEMIGPWGEVIIATGLIISVCGAYLSWTIMAAEVPMIAAKNGAFPKIFSQQNQHNSPSKSLWLTNSAVQVALVLIWWTGSNYNTLLTIASEMILVPYFLVGAFLFKVALKRQDWRLIVAASGACLYGLWLIYAAGLVYLLLSALLYAPGLLVFIYARKGHEGLRILNTVERFAIGVVLMATIPATWLMMH; encoded by the coding sequence TTGGAAAGAAAACTTGGCCTGACCGCGCTGACTGCGCTGGTCCTCAGTTCTATGCTGGGCGCAGGTGTTTTTAGTCTGCCGCAAAATATGGCAGAAGTGGCCAGCCCAGCGGCATTGCTCATTGGTTGGAGTATTACAGGCATCGGGATCATCTTTCTTGCTTTAGCAATGTTGCTTCTGACCCGTCTTCGTCCCGATCTAGACGGCGGAATATTTACCTATGCTAAAGAGGGCTTTGGTGACCTTATCGGTTTCTTTTCGGCATGGGGTTACTGGTTATGTGCCGTGATTGCCAACGTATCCTATTTAGTGATCGTTTTTGCCGCATTGAGCTTTTTTACCGATAAATCGGGTCACGTTATTTTTGGCGAAGGTAATACTTGGCAGTCATTGTTAGGGGCTTCTTTTCTACTGTGGTTAGTCCATGCTTTGGTACTGCGAGGCGTTCAAACGGCTGCCAGCATTAATTTAGCTGCAACACTCGCAAAATTATTGCCCATCGGCGGCTTTATTATTTTAGCGGGCTTAGCATTTAGCCTCGATACGTTCAGTTTTGATTTTACCGGCATTGCCCTGCACACCCCCGTCTGGCAACAAGTGAAAGACACCATGCTGATTACGCTATGGGTGTTTATCGGCGTGGAAGGTGCCGTCGTGGTGTCGGCCAGAGCGCGCAATAAGAAAGATGTTGGGCGGGCAACCATGTTAGCGGTCATCTCCGCACTTTGCGTTTATTTGCTGATCACACTTTTGTCTCTCGGTGTGGTACCACGTGCAGAATTAGCTGGCATGCGCAATCCATCAATGGCAGGCATTATGGTCGAAATGATCGGTCCTTGGGGTGAAGTCATAATTGCCACTGGGTTGATCATTTCCGTGTGTGGCGCGTATCTCAGTTGGACCATTATGGCCGCAGAAGTCCCCATGATCGCCGCTAAAAATGGTGCTTTTCCCAAAATCTTTAGCCAGCAAAATCAGCACAACTCCCCGTCTAAATCACTTTGGTTAACTAACAGTGCCGTACAAGTGGCGTTGGTTCTGATCTGGTGGACCGGCAGCAACTACAACACGCTACTGACGATTGCATCAGAAATGATTCTGGTACCCTATTTCTTGGTTGGTGCGTTTTTATTCAAAGTCGCGTTAAAACGCCAAGATTGGCGCTTAATCGTGGCCGCAAGTGGTGCATGTCTGTATGGGTTATGGCTGATTTATGCCGCAGGCTTAGTCTATCTACTGTTATCAGCACTACTCTATGCTCCAGGGCTATTGGTATTTATTTATGCGCGTAAAGGTCACGAAGGCCTTAGGATATTAAACACTGTGGAACGTTTTGCTATTGGGGTGGTACTGATGGCGACGATCCCAGCAACTTGGCTCATGATGCACTGA